GCCAACCCTGTTTGCTATTACTTTGCCAATCCCACTTAAGCAGACAGATAAACACACGGAAATTTTAAACTTACAATGGTTTATTAAGGAGGGCTTAAAGAACAACGGCCGGTATCAGCGATAACAGTTTCCCAACTGCTAAAAAACCACGCATAACCTAAAAAATGCTAAGAAGTCTGTCTTTCAAATCTCCTGATGTTTGATGGTTTATCCGGTTATGAGAAATCAACCTGACACAAAAACCATTTACAATCAGCAACAGGTTACTGACAACCGGCAGGGTTGGTTAAAAAAACGGCTTTTCCCCCCAAAACTCACTTTATCAGGTTTTTAAAACACCGGTTTACAGAAATTACAATGGTGTTTTGTAAACAGATGCAGCATAAAACTCCGGTTAATTGTTAAAAATTTAACAGAAAGTTGTATTTCTGCCTATAAAATCCATTAAAGTATTAAATAAAGTTAAATAATCAAAATAAAGCTTAAATTTTAGTTTCCGTTTTAAATTTTTGTTACGGTTTAAGGTCTATCTGCTAAACCGAAAAAAATAAGCAATCACCGCAACAACAAACACAGAGTTAAAATAACAGTAAAAAAAAGAAAGCAATTCAACTCACTAAAAATTAAATAATTATTAACCAAAAATTCAAGCGCCATGAAAAGGATTCGCACAGTAAAAAATTTCAAAAACACATCTGATGAAGATTTGTTGGCAAAAGGCAGAAAAGTTCATCTTGACCTATCCGGAAATACGGATTTTCTGACACCGGTACCTGCTTTACCTGTACTTGAAACCGCACTCGATAACTATGAAATTGCAATTTCAAATGCAGCCAATGGGGGAAGGCACTTAGTTGCAACCAGAAATGAGAAAAGAGCAGTGGTTGTTGACATTTTGCAAAGATTGGGAACTTATGTAGATTTAAACAGTCCTGATATTGCATCCATAATTTTGGGTTCCGGTTTTGATATCTATACCACCGAACACGAAGTTGCACCTGCATCAGAAAAACCAACCATTGAGTATGCAAAAGACGCAGCACATAGCGGAGCTGTAAAAGTTAAATCATCAAAAATGAAACATGCTATTGCCAATCAATTGCGCTATACCTCTGATCCCTTTGGTCCGGAAGCAAGGTGGACTGAACTTCCCTCACAAACAAAAACTACCTTTCTTCTAAACGGCTTAACTCCCGGGGTGATTTATTGGTTTCAAACTTTAACCATCAGCACCAAAGGACGAAGCGATTGGTCAGACCCCTTTCAATTTATGGTTAGATAGAAACTGAAAAAAGAGGATTTAAAGAATTGCAATGAACCCTTGCCGGAAACGGTGAGGGTTTTTTTATTTTGGTTCAGTATGGTTGGGTTATTTGGTAAAGACTGAAAAGTTTCCGGTACGTTTTGGGTTTTACAGCATTTTATCTGATTTGTCTCCGGTTTAGTTCATCCCGATATTTTCGGGCATTGATTAAATGCTCTTCATAATTAGAGGCAAAATTATGATAGCCCGAAAAATCTTCCTTAGCACAGAAATAGATAAAATTATGAGCTTCGGGTTGCAAAACAGATTCTAAAGCCAAAAGAGAAGGAATTCGAATGGGTCCGGGAGGAAGTCCTATATTTTTATAAGTATTATAGGGAGAATCTATGGCGAGGTGTTCCGTAAGAATACGCTTCAGAGTAAAATCACCCACTGCAAACTTGACGGTTGGATCTGCCTGA
This is a stretch of genomic DNA from Sphingobacteriales bacterium. It encodes these proteins:
- a CDS encoding fibronectin type III domain-containing protein, with the protein product MKRIRTVKNFKNTSDEDLLAKGRKVHLDLSGNTDFLTPVPALPVLETALDNYEIAISNAANGGRHLVATRNEKRAVVVDILQRLGTYVDLNSPDIASIILGSGFDIYTTEHEVAPASEKPTIEYAKDAAHSGAVKVKSSKMKHAIANQLRYTSDPFGPEARWTELPSQTKTTFLLNGLTPGVIYWFQTLTISTKGRSDWSDPFQFMVR